Proteins found in one Pontibacter sp. SGAir0037 genomic segment:
- a CDS encoding TatD family hydrolase yields MLFIDPHIHMTSRTTDDYEKMRKAGIVAIIEPAFWLGQPRTEVGSFKDYYSSLIGWERFRASQFGIKHYCTMGLNSKEANNEALAEQVMELLPLFVLKEGVVGVGEIGYDDQTAAEDKYYRLQLELAKEVNLPVQIHTPHRDKKSGTIRSMEVALEHGIDPGMVIVDHNNEETVKDVLDRGFWAAFTIYPNSKMGNERMVEVVKQYGTERIMINSAADWGISDALSVPKTAALMLERGISEEDVQKVCYYNALAAFGQSGQMQESDWLEPSPIDQRHKFSDNSILRGGQTPVVGDLPSSNDLGDLIVK; encoded by the coding sequence ATGCTATTTATAGATCCACACATTCATATGACATCGCGGACCACCGATGACTATGAGAAAATGCGTAAAGCCGGCATTGTTGCCATTATCGAACCAGCCTTCTGGCTGGGCCAGCCACGCACCGAAGTAGGCTCTTTTAAGGACTACTACAGCAGCCTGATCGGTTGGGAACGTTTCAGAGCAAGCCAGTTTGGCATTAAGCACTACTGTACTATGGGCCTGAACTCCAAAGAGGCCAACAACGAAGCACTGGCAGAGCAGGTAATGGAGCTTCTCCCCCTTTTCGTGCTGAAAGAAGGTGTAGTAGGCGTTGGAGAGATAGGATATGACGACCAGACGGCAGCCGAAGACAAGTACTACCGCCTGCAACTGGAACTGGCGAAGGAAGTAAACCTGCCGGTGCAGATACACACACCACACCGGGACAAGAAATCAGGCACCATCCGCAGTATGGAAGTAGCACTGGAACATGGCATAGACCCAGGTATGGTCATTGTAGATCATAACAATGAAGAAACAGTAAAAGACGTACTCGACAGAGGCTTCTGGGCTGCCTTTACAATTTATCCAAATTCTAAAATGGGTAATGAACGCATGGTGGAGGTAGTAAAGCAGTATGGCACAGAGCGCATCATGATCAACAGTGCTGCCGACTGGGGCATCAGCGACGCGCTTTCTGTACCTAAAACAGCTGCCCTGATGCTGGAGAGAGGTATTTCGGAGGAGGACGTACAGAAAGTGTGCTACTACAATGCCTTGGCGGCTTTCGGGCAGAGCGGCCAGATGCAGGAATCCGATTGGCTGGAACCATCGCCCATAGACCAGCGACATAAATTTTCTGATAATTCCATACTCCGGGGAGGACAGACGCCAGTTGTAGGCGACCTGCCAAGTTCTAACGACCTGGGAGATCTGATTGTAAAATGA
- the eboC gene encoding UbiA-like protein EboC (EboC, a homolog the polyprenyltransferase UbiA, belongs to system of proteins involved in the trafficking of precursor metabolites to an extracytoplasmic compartment so that the biosynthesis of certain natural products, such as scytonemin, can be completed.), with the protein MTTLGAYLRLMRPANIVTAVADILMGYAASGALLSFTNQGSSALFSNDSQPLLWLILATIGLYGGGVVFNDVFDADLDRVERPERPIPSGKASLGGATALGLLLLIGGILAALPVSLLSALIALGVALCALLYNWKGKHHPVLGPINMGTCRGGNLLLGISAVPAAVEELWFLALIPIVYISAITMVSRGEVHGGNTAALKGAVLLYVLVIGSILSLSLFLNFNVLYSLPFLALFAYFIFPPLFKAMPTKEPKLVMKAVKAGVVALIVMDASIAAGFAGWIYGLLVLALLPVSMYIARKFAVT; encoded by the coding sequence ATGACAACACTAGGAGCCTATCTCAGGCTGATGCGACCTGCTAACATTGTAACAGCTGTTGCAGATATTTTGATGGGCTATGCAGCCTCCGGCGCACTACTATCCTTCACAAACCAGGGTAGCAGTGCGCTTTTTTCGAACGACAGCCAGCCTTTGCTCTGGCTGATTTTGGCTACCATAGGGCTCTACGGCGGAGGTGTTGTGTTTAATGATGTTTTTGATGCAGACCTCGACAGGGTGGAGCGGCCGGAAAGACCCATCCCCAGTGGTAAAGCTTCTTTGGGCGGCGCCACAGCGCTTGGCCTCCTGCTGCTTATAGGAGGTATACTGGCTGCCCTGCCGGTTTCGCTGCTCAGTGCCCTTATAGCCCTGGGAGTAGCTTTATGCGCCCTGCTGTACAACTGGAAGGGCAAACACCACCCCGTGCTGGGCCCGATTAACATGGGTACCTGCCGTGGGGGCAATTTGCTGCTGGGCATCAGTGCTGTTCCGGCAGCAGTAGAAGAACTATGGTTTCTGGCCCTGATTCCGATCGTATATATTTCGGCCATTACGATGGTAAGCCGGGGCGAAGTGCATGGTGGCAACACAGCAGCACTGAAAGGAGCTGTTTTACTTTATGTCCTGGTTATAGGCAGTATACTCAGCCTGAGCCTGTTCCTAAACTTTAACGTGCTGTACAGTCTGCCATTCCTGGCGCTGTTTGCTTATTTCATTTTCCCGCCTTTGTTTAAAGCAATGCCTACCAAAGAGCCAAAGCTGGTAATGAAGGCGGTAAAAGCAGGCGTTGTAGCTTTAATTGTGATGGACGCCAGTATAGCTGCGGGGTTTGCAGGATGGATATATGGCCTGTTGGTGCTGGCTTTACTGCCGGTTTCTATGTACATCGCCAGAAAATTTGCCGTAACTTAG
- a CDS encoding aminoacyl-histidine dipeptidase, whose translation MSTEVRALEPKELWNNFADLNAVPRPSKKEEKVVAFILQFGKSLGLETTQDEAGNVLIKKPASAGMENRQTVLLQSHVDMVHQKNADTDFDFDKQGIDMYVDGDWVKARGTTLGADNGIGVASLMTVLASKDMVHPPIEALFTVDEETGMTGALGLKGGLLNATIMLNLDTEEDHELTIGCAGGIDVTATGTYKQTTVPADFISYKLTVKGLTGGHSGMDIYLGRANSNKLLNRLLLLASEQFNIGIGQFDGGSLRNAIPREASAVIALSKTESQALETFIQEQEQVLKTEYATTDPSLTIQLEQVAIPEKVADAAFQHTFLRALYACPNGIYRMSPEIEHLVQTSNNVARVLLKDGEYQVLCLTRSSVDTEKMDMATAIKSALELAGASVEFSGSYPGWTPRPGATIVKLMSELYEEKFNDVPHVNACHAGLECGIIGANYPEMEMISFGPNIRGAHSPDEKAQISSVQKYWDFFTETLKRIPPRQ comes from the coding sequence ATGAGCACTGAAGTAAGAGCACTGGAACCAAAAGAACTGTGGAATAATTTTGCCGACCTGAATGCAGTACCACGCCCTTCCAAGAAAGAAGAGAAAGTGGTGGCGTTTATCCTGCAGTTTGGCAAAAGCCTGGGACTTGAAACGACACAGGATGAAGCAGGCAATGTACTGATTAAGAAGCCTGCCAGTGCAGGTATGGAAAACAGGCAGACAGTGCTTCTGCAGAGCCACGTGGACATGGTGCACCAGAAAAACGCTGATACCGATTTTGACTTCGACAAACAGGGGATTGACATGTATGTGGATGGTGACTGGGTAAAAGCCCGAGGCACTACGCTGGGTGCAGACAATGGCATCGGGGTTGCCTCACTCATGACCGTTCTTGCTTCAAAAGACATGGTCCATCCTCCGATAGAAGCGCTTTTTACAGTAGACGAAGAAACAGGCATGACCGGTGCATTAGGCCTTAAAGGAGGCTTGCTTAATGCCACAATTATGCTTAACCTGGATACCGAAGAAGACCATGAACTGACCATAGGCTGTGCGGGTGGTATAGACGTAACAGCAACAGGCACTTATAAACAAACCACGGTTCCGGCTGATTTCATATCGTATAAACTTACTGTTAAAGGACTCACGGGCGGCCATTCGGGTATGGATATTTACCTTGGCCGTGCCAACTCCAATAAGCTGCTGAACCGCCTGCTGCTTCTTGCTTCGGAACAGTTTAACATCGGCATAGGCCAGTTTGATGGGGGTAGTTTACGAAATGCCATTCCGAGAGAGGCCTCTGCTGTAATTGCCTTATCCAAAACAGAAAGTCAAGCGCTGGAAACATTCATACAGGAACAGGAGCAGGTGCTGAAAACTGAATATGCGACTACCGATCCCTCTCTTACGATTCAACTGGAGCAGGTAGCCATCCCGGAAAAAGTGGCTGATGCGGCCTTTCAGCATACGTTTTTACGGGCGCTGTATGCCTGCCCTAACGGAATATACCGTATGAGTCCGGAAATTGAGCACCTGGTGCAGACTTCTAACAACGTGGCACGAGTGCTGTTAAAAGACGGGGAATACCAGGTGCTTTGCCTGACCCGCAGCTCTGTAGATACTGAAAAAATGGACATGGCTACAGCTATAAAAAGTGCTTTGGAACTGGCAGGCGCTTCCGTAGAGTTCAGCGGTTCCTATCCCGGCTGGACACCGCGCCCTGGTGCAACCATTGTAAAGCTTATGAGCGAACTGTACGAGGAGAAGTTCAACGATGTACCGCATGTAAATGCCTGCCACGCCGGGCTCGAGTGTGGCATTATCGGAGCCAACTATCCTGAAATGGAAATGATCTCCTTCGGTCCGAATATCCGGGGCGCTCATTCACCGGATGAGAAGGCGCAGATTAGTTCGGTGCAGAAGTACTGGGACTTTTTTACAGAAACATTAAAGCGCATACCTCCCAGGCAGTAG
- a CDS encoding EboA domain-containing protein gives MLLKHLSSTTTEQAIKWLTQKMDLVRLSTADKDLYLAFSAAPRFVGKKLLALDPAAITEANALREGFNPSGWTTDQAARTLLLLSIPHTDATAFAEKIDNLFDTADMGELVALYASLPLLPHPEHFKLRAAEGVRSNMGDVFEAIAHQNPYPADYLEEGAWNQLVLKTIFVAKPLFLIYGLDKRRNPTLARILSDYAHERWAAGRLVTPELWRSVGPFINEQLFGDIQKLFADGDPLQQEAAALACSESAYVPAKQFLNTHAELRNRATSGEINWEYIGQRHLEQSIA, from the coding sequence TTGCTGCTAAAACATTTAAGCAGTACAACAACAGAACAAGCCATTAAATGGCTTACTCAGAAGATGGATCTGGTGAGGTTATCTACTGCCGATAAAGATCTTTACCTTGCCTTTAGTGCCGCACCGCGTTTTGTGGGTAAAAAGTTGCTGGCACTCGACCCTGCCGCCATAACGGAAGCCAATGCTCTGCGCGAAGGTTTTAATCCGAGCGGCTGGACAACTGATCAGGCTGCCCGCACACTGCTGCTGCTGTCGATCCCGCACACAGACGCCACTGCCTTTGCAGAGAAAATAGACAACCTGTTCGACACAGCCGACATGGGTGAACTGGTAGCCCTCTATGCAAGCCTGCCCCTACTCCCTCACCCGGAGCATTTTAAGCTTCGTGCTGCAGAGGGCGTCAGGTCTAACATGGGCGATGTATTTGAGGCTATTGCACACCAGAACCCCTACCCTGCCGATTACCTGGAGGAAGGAGCCTGGAATCAGTTGGTGCTGAAAACAATATTTGTTGCAAAACCGCTGTTTCTTATTTATGGCCTCGACAAGAGAAGAAACCCTACCCTGGCCCGAATTTTATCTGATTACGCACATGAAAGGTGGGCAGCTGGTCGTTTGGTTACGCCAGAGCTTTGGCGCTCCGTAGGGCCTTTCATAAATGAGCAACTGTTCGGAGATATACAGAAACTCTTTGCTGACGGAGACCCGCTACAGCAGGAAGCTGCTGCTCTGGCCTGTTCGGAATCGGCGTATGTGCCTGCCAAACAGTTTTTAAATACGCACGCAGAACTTCGAAACAGGGCAACCTCCGGTGAGATAAACTGGGAATATATAGGCCAGAGGCACCTCGAACAAAGTATTGCTTAA
- a CDS encoding 3-dehydroquinate synthase codes for MRSIHQDFKVHFTYNIHFTEGLFSLQNPLLVDTLKQSESPGPYKVLFVVDSGVADTHPQLLQDIAAYTTHYADAIRSLAEPVIITGGEECKNNTAYLNKLLQAVNNYGVCRHSYLIAIGGGALLDLAGFAAAIAHRGIRHIRIPTTVLSQNDSGVGVKNSINSFDKKNFLGTFAPPFAVLNDSHFLLTLDDRDWRAGISEAVKVALIKDEAFYQEIKNNAGRLAKRDMAAMQDLIFRCAEMHVEHIGGGDPFEMGSSRPLDFGHWAAHKLEQLTNYKVRHGEAVAIGIALDVTYSKLIGMLSEQECEDVLQVLTDLGFDLFIPELADGLNSADNRLSILKGLTEFREHLGGQLTIMLLSKIGKGVEVHQIEEELVTHAVQQLKQRQYAKSLSGIH; via the coding sequence ATGAGATCGATTCATCAGGATTTTAAGGTTCACTTTACCTATAACATACATTTTACAGAGGGTCTGTTTTCGCTTCAGAACCCGCTTCTGGTTGATACCTTAAAACAAAGCGAAAGCCCCGGCCCTTATAAGGTGCTTTTTGTGGTGGATAGTGGCGTTGCCGATACACACCCGCAGCTGCTGCAGGATATTGCCGCCTATACCACCCACTACGCTGATGCTATCAGATCGCTGGCTGAGCCGGTTATAATTACAGGCGGTGAAGAATGTAAGAATAACACTGCCTACCTGAACAAGCTTTTGCAGGCAGTAAACAACTATGGTGTATGCCGCCACTCGTACCTCATCGCTATTGGCGGGGGGGCGCTACTGGACCTGGCCGGCTTTGCAGCGGCTATTGCCCACCGCGGCATCCGCCATATCCGTATACCTACTACCGTCCTCTCACAAAACGATTCGGGAGTGGGTGTAAAAAACAGCATCAACTCATTCGACAAGAAAAATTTCCTGGGCACCTTCGCTCCTCCTTTTGCCGTTCTGAACGATAGCCACTTCCTGCTTACTCTCGACGACCGCGACTGGCGTGCCGGTATTTCAGAAGCTGTTAAAGTTGCGCTGATAAAAGATGAGGCCTTTTACCAGGAGATAAAGAACAATGCCGGGCGCCTGGCCAAAAGAGACATGGCTGCCATGCAGGACCTGATCTTCCGCTGTGCGGAAATGCATGTGGAGCATATCGGAGGCGGAGACCCTTTTGAAATGGGCTCTTCCCGTCCACTGGACTTTGGCCATTGGGCTGCCCATAAGCTGGAGCAGCTTACAAACTATAAAGTACGACATGGCGAGGCAGTAGCCATTGGCATTGCGCTGGATGTTACCTATTCTAAACTCATTGGTATGCTTTCTGAGCAGGAATGCGAGGATGTGCTGCAGGTGTTAACCGATCTTGGCTTCGATTTGTTTATTCCGGAATTAGCCGATGGACTGAATAGTGCCGACAATCGCCTGAGCATCCTGAAAGGTTTAACAGAATTTCGCGAGCACCTGGGCGGGCAACTAACTATTATGCTACTCAGCAAGATAGGAAAAGGCGTAGAAGTGCATCAGATTGAAGAAGAGCTGGTAACACACGCTGTGCAGCAACTAAAGCAACGGCAGTATGCCAAGTCCTTATCAGGTATTCATTAA
- the arsC gene encoding arsenate reductase (glutaredoxin) (This arsenate reductase requires both glutathione and glutaredoxin to convert arsenate to arsenite, after which the efflux transporter formed by ArsA and ArsB can extrude the arsenite from the cell, providing resistance.), giving the protein MLKIFHNNRCGKSRQTLEIIRSSGQQVEVVEYLKATPTVADLREIVEKLGIKPSQLIRKGERIFKEKFAGRTLSEEEWLQAMIEHPVLIERPIVIKGDQAVIGRPPELVKTLL; this is encoded by the coding sequence ATGTTAAAAATATTTCATAATAACAGGTGTGGTAAAAGCAGGCAAACGCTGGAAATTATCAGGAGCAGTGGCCAGCAGGTAGAAGTGGTAGAATATTTAAAGGCCACACCCACCGTAGCGGATTTGCGTGAGATTGTAGAGAAACTGGGTATCAAGCCTTCGCAATTGATCCGGAAAGGGGAGCGCATTTTTAAAGAAAAATTTGCAGGAAGAACACTTTCTGAGGAAGAGTGGCTGCAGGCAATGATAGAGCACCCGGTGCTAATAGAGCGCCCAATCGTGATCAAAGGCGATCAGGCTGTTATCGGAAGGCCGCCAGAGCTGGTAAAAACACTTCTATAA
- a CDS encoding alkaline phosphatase family protein produces the protein MKKTVVLNVVGLTQSLLSDSNTPFLYKWASGAQAAAIHPVLPAVTCAAQATYLTGKNPEEHGIVGNGWYFEEECEIKFWRQSNKLIQAEKIWEAAKAADPSFTCANMCWWYNMYSSADYALTPRPQYLADGRKMPDCYTQPADLRDVLQQKLGTFPLFSYWGPNTSIKSSKWIADASKITDDLYNPTLTLIYLPHLDYNLQRLGPHDARIGKDLQEIDAVCADLISFYEAKGASVIVLSEYGISSVNQPIHINRVLRENHYISVRVERGLELLDAGISEAFAVADHQVAHVYVKDKSRIKEVQQLLAKVPGIEEVLAGDERNKYNVAHERCGDLVAIANADSWFTYYFWLDDSKAPDYARMVDIHKKPGYDPVEMFADPKIKFLMPLIAGKLIKKKLGFRTLMDIIPLDATLIKGSHGRVPESQDEWPVFLTKNKQVSLQQKIKATDVFTLIQQHLGLTKPQVAPVQPF, from the coding sequence ATGAAGAAAACGGTAGTCCTGAACGTAGTAGGACTTACGCAGTCGCTGCTGTCTGACAGCAACACCCCTTTTCTGTACAAATGGGCATCAGGAGCACAGGCAGCTGCCATACACCCTGTTTTACCTGCTGTTACCTGTGCCGCACAAGCCACTTACCTGACAGGTAAAAACCCCGAAGAACACGGAATTGTTGGCAATGGCTGGTATTTTGAAGAAGAATGTGAGATTAAGTTCTGGCGACAATCCAACAAGCTGATACAGGCTGAGAAAATATGGGAAGCGGCGAAAGCCGCTGATCCTTCTTTTACCTGTGCCAATATGTGCTGGTGGTACAACATGTATTCCAGCGCCGATTATGCGCTTACACCACGCCCGCAGTACCTGGCAGATGGCCGTAAAATGCCCGACTGCTATACCCAGCCAGCTGACCTGCGCGACGTCTTACAGCAGAAATTAGGCACCTTCCCCCTCTTCAGCTATTGGGGCCCTAATACCTCTATCAAAAGCAGTAAATGGATTGCAGATGCCTCTAAAATAACTGACGACCTTTACAATCCTACTCTTACCCTGATTTACCTGCCTCACCTGGACTACAACCTGCAGCGGCTGGGGCCACACGATGCCCGCATTGGTAAAGACCTGCAGGAAATCGATGCCGTATGTGCCGATCTGATCAGTTTTTATGAGGCCAAGGGTGCTAGTGTGATTGTATTGTCAGAATATGGCATCTCAAGCGTAAACCAGCCTATACACATTAACAGAGTTCTGCGTGAGAACCACTACATTTCTGTCAGAGTAGAGCGTGGGCTGGAGCTGCTCGATGCCGGCATAAGCGAAGCATTTGCCGTAGCAGATCACCAGGTTGCGCATGTGTATGTAAAGGACAAATCCAGGATTAAAGAGGTGCAACAGTTGCTGGCAAAAGTACCCGGTATAGAAGAAGTGTTGGCTGGAGACGAAAGAAATAAGTATAACGTGGCCCACGAGCGTTGCGGCGACCTGGTAGCAATTGCCAATGCTGATTCCTGGTTTACGTATTACTTCTGGTTAGACGACAGCAAAGCACCGGATTACGCCCGTATGGTGGATATTCATAAGAAGCCAGGTTACGACCCGGTGGAGATGTTCGCCGATCCGAAAATAAAGTTTCTGATGCCGCTTATAGCAGGAAAACTGATCAAGAAGAAACTGGGTTTTCGTACCTTGATGGATATCATTCCCTTAGACGCCACATTAATAAAGGGATCGCATGGACGGGTACCTGAAAGCCAGGATGAGTGGCCTGTTTTCCTCACTAAAAACAAGCAGGTATCACTTCAACAGAAAATTAAAGCAACAGATGTTTTTACCCTGATTCAGCAGCACTTAGGCCTTACGAAACCACAGGTTGCTCCCGTGCAGCCTTTCTGA
- the eboE gene encoding metabolite traffic protein EboE, translating to MLIDLQHHLTYCTNIHQGETWEEVFKNLITYLPCLKNQLTPNSPLGIGLRLSDVASRELLDDNRLTAFKKWLDSNGLYIFTMNGFPYGGFHNQVVKDDVHKPDWTTVDRLAYTKRLAHILASLLPQGVIGGISTSPLSYKPWHGQDQDKINEVYSSSTAHMVELVEELVNIQEATGKTIHIDIEPEPDGLIENSTELIEFYSNWLLPMGCRQLAESKGFTKVEAQRAILTHIQVCYDVCHFALAYEKPKVALAKLAMAGIKIGKVQLSAALKASIPEDKAQRQALAVKLQPFAESTYLHQVIEQDKFGKLKQYTDLPAALEALPETNAQEWRTHFHVPLFTSEYNGLQSTQDDIKEVLWLMTQQHVSCHLEIETYTWEVLPEGLKKDLSDSIRREMDWVLQTIKKKQHEENGSPERSRTYAVAAV from the coding sequence ATGCTCATAGATCTACAACACCATCTAACTTACTGTACCAATATCCATCAGGGGGAAACCTGGGAAGAAGTTTTCAAGAACCTGATTACCTATTTACCTTGCCTTAAAAACCAACTGACTCCCAACAGCCCGTTAGGCATCGGACTACGCCTTTCGGATGTTGCCAGCCGAGAACTGTTAGATGACAACAGGTTGACCGCCTTTAAAAAGTGGCTGGACTCGAACGGGCTCTATATTTTTACCATGAACGGGTTCCCTTATGGCGGCTTTCACAACCAGGTGGTAAAAGACGATGTTCATAAACCGGACTGGACAACCGTTGATCGCCTGGCCTACACCAAGCGCCTGGCACATATACTGGCGTCGCTGCTGCCTCAGGGCGTTATAGGAGGCATTTCTACATCACCATTGTCTTATAAACCATGGCATGGGCAGGATCAGGATAAAATAAACGAGGTATACAGTTCCTCTACGGCCCACATGGTGGAGCTGGTGGAAGAACTGGTAAACATACAGGAAGCAACAGGCAAAACCATTCATATTGATATTGAGCCCGAGCCGGATGGCCTGATTGAGAACAGTACCGAGCTGATTGAGTTCTACTCAAACTGGCTTTTACCGATGGGCTGTAGGCAACTGGCCGAATCGAAAGGCTTTACCAAGGTAGAGGCACAACGTGCTATCCTTACCCATATTCAGGTATGTTACGATGTCTGCCATTTTGCCCTTGCCTATGAGAAGCCGAAAGTGGCGCTGGCTAAGCTGGCTATGGCAGGCATCAAGATTGGCAAAGTACAGTTAAGCGCTGCCTTAAAAGCCAGCATTCCGGAAGATAAGGCACAACGACAGGCCCTGGCCGTAAAGCTACAGCCTTTTGCCGAGTCTACTTACCTGCACCAGGTAATAGAGCAGGATAAATTCGGCAAACTGAAACAGTATACCGACCTGCCTGCTGCGTTAGAGGCATTGCCGGAAACAAATGCACAGGAATGGAGAACACATTTCCATGTGCCACTCTTCACCTCCGAATACAACGGCCTGCAGTCTACACAGGATGATATTAAAGAGGTGCTATGGCTCATGACACAGCAACATGTTTCCTGCCATTTAGAAATAGAAACCTATACCTGGGAAGTACTCCCGGAGGGTCTTAAAAAAGACCTTTCAGATTCCATCCGTCGCGAAATGGATTGGGTTCTGCAAACAATAAAGAAAAAGCAACATGAAGAAAACGGTAGTCCTGAACGTAGTAGGACTTACGCAGTCGCTGCTGTCTGA